Part of the Phocoena phocoena chromosome 8, mPhoPho1.1, whole genome shotgun sequence genome, GGCCGCTGCCCTTGTGGTCCCTCTGCCTGGCTCCCTCGGGGGCTCATGGCTGGGGATGCTTACCCCCCGCAGATGGGCAGGCAGGATGCTGGCTTTGTTCCCGGTGGGGTTTGGGCTCGAAGGCTGGcaggacttctgttctgtggagACATGGCGCGCTGCCCTGGCCTGGCATTGGCGGTGATGGGCCAGTGGCTGCGATGGGGCTGGGACGCTCGTTAGGGCGTGTCCTCTGCTGGTGGGAACGGGGCCTCCTGTCCCCAGGCAGTGATTGTCTGGGCCGCCTCAGCCGTGGGAACGCACTCATGCCAGGCTGCCCTGAGAGGGAGCCTCGGAGCCAGGGGCCTGCGGGGCAAGAGGAGGGCCGGGAGCCTCCCCCCGCCGCATTCAGAGGGGGGGTCTCCCAGGCGGGCTGCCCCGCGGTGCCTAGAGGCCAGGTCGGGGCCTGGAGCCAGGCGGGTGGTTCTGCGGGGCAGAGGGTGGTGGCGCTCCGGTGTGACAGGTGGCCTGGCACCCGACTTCCTCCTTGTTGTACCTGTTTCTTGGCCACGGGAACGACTTGAGGGGATCTGGGTTCTAAACAAATCCTAGTTCTGAGTTGTATCTGGGGAGGGGAGCCAGGGAAGTGGAAATGTTGGCAGGGGCCTGGGCGGCTTCCAGTGCCTCACTCTGGCCTTGGCCCTGCTTCCAGAGCCCATCTGTGCTGTGGGCCACGGCGTTGCCGCCCTCTGCTGTGCCACCAATGAGGACAGGTCCTGGGTGTTCCAAGGCTACAGCGTCACGGGGGTGAGTGCTGCAGGGGTGCTGGGCTGGAAGATGTGCACATGCATCCGAGAGCAGGGGGACTGGCTGGGGGCCCGCTGGGGGGCCCAGGGTCCCCTCCGGTGGGGGCAGCAGTCATTGCCCAGCTGGGGCTCTTGGTTACCAgcgtggggcaggggtggggagcaggggcccTTCGGGGCCTTGTTTCATGCCTGTTGAGTATGTCGCTCCTTTCGGGTCCAGGAAGCGGTGCCGCCACTTGGGCAGAGGGCCTGGCTGGACGTGGAGCCAGAGTCCGCGTCCTGGGGCAGGTCTGGGGGGATCTGCCGGGCGAGGACTGAGGCCTAGGTGTGGGGGCTGCACGGGGCCGGCCTGGCCGGTGGCTGGGAGAGGACAGGAGGAGAGGGCCAGGGGCTCTCCTCTCTGGGGGACCTCGGTCGCCACCCCTCGCGTGGCTCTGTGCTCGACCCCCAGCCCTTCTGCTCGTTGAAGGGCTCCGCCCTGAGGTCACCTGCCTGGCTCATTCTGGTCACCCGTGTGCCCCGATGCTGGGCGAGGTGGTGACAGGCAGCTCCCGCCCTACGGTGGCCTTGTCACCTCAGGCCACCCCACGGCGGGAGAGCCTCAGCCCCGACCCCTGATGCGGGCCCCTCCACCCTCAGCAGCCCCCACGTGGCGGGCGTGGCCCCCTGAGCCTGGGTGCTCTTTCCCCGCAGCCTTCCGTGTACGAGCTCGTCCGGGCGCCCGGCTTCGCCCACCTGCCCCTGGTCGTGGAGGACTTCGTGAAGGACGCGGGGGCCTGCTTCAGTGGTGAGTGGGGGCCCTGGCCAGGCCCGCCTGCAGGGGCTGAGTGTCCAAAGGACCTCGGGGGCCAGCCCTTGACCACGAGTCCCCGGCCCGGGAGGGCAGGTGCGGGAGGGTCTCGGGAGCTGGCCCAGCACGTGGCCTGAGGCCTGGGCCCCCGGGGGTCTCCTGCAGCCAGCGAGCCTGACGCCGTGCACGTGGTGCTGGACCGCCACCTGGTCACTGGCCAGAACGCCAGCTCCACCGTCCCGGCTGTGCAGAACCTGCTCTTCCTCTGCGGCAGCCGGTGAGGGGCCTTGGCCTGGGTGGCGGTGGGACGCTGGCTTGTGACTGGCCCCTTTGCCTTGACCTGGCCTCCGTCCCGCAGGAAGTGAGGTGGCCCCGAACTGAGCCCGCCAGCGGATGCCACCACCTCCAGATGTCCCGGGTGTCCCCAGAGGCAGCTGGACTCTCAGGCTTCCGGGAACCCCGTCTGCACGACACCCCATCCTGGCTTGCTGGGGGCTCTGAGGATCCTCCCTGAGGGGTgaaggctctgggggaggggctgagcccCCCCACCCTGCAGAGTCTcctcagggaggggtggggagtgccGAGGGCCCGCTGGCGGCCGGGTGGCCCTGGAGCATTCTGAGTGCCCCGCAGAGGGTCGGCTGTGGGGTCCGGGCTGGGGTCTTGGCTCCTCTGCCCGTCCCTGTTCACcctggtggcggggggggggggggggggggcaggggggcagaggCTGAGCCTTCCTGGAAGCTGGGTGGCTGCCGGCTGGGATCCCAGGGTCCCGCTTCTGTGCCGAGgctcctcccaggcctccctggggTCTCCCCAGGGCTTTGGGCGttgctgggggctgggtggggaggggcccgCTGGCTGCTGCTGAAGGACCTGCTctcaccctaacccttgcccAGTGCACAGTTTCAAATGTGATGGCGACCCCGTGTTAAGGCCAGGATGGACCTTGGGGTGGATGTGGCAGTGTCACCACGTCCCTTCTGACGTTGAGAAACACTCTTAATTGTGGATACAACACACGGCCCTGCCCAGGTGGCCTCGGGTCCTGACGGCCGAGCCTGGTTTTGCAGCTGCTCTGCCTGTTTCAAGGTGGACCTGATGGAGCCGAGTTCCACTTGGAAGGAGGCCTTGAGTGGGGCTGTCTGGGCTGGGTTGGCAGGGGCGGCGGACAGTCCTGGGGATGCCAGGTGGCTGTCCAGCCAGCCGAGTCCCAGTGCAGCCTGGTGGCTCTCCAGCTTCCCCAGGGCACCTGTCCTGGCCTGTGGCCCTTGGCTGGGGCCTCCTGGAGCCGCTCTGGCCCCGTGTGTGTCACCATCCTTGTCTCAGCCTGACTAGCTCTGCCGCATCCAATCCCTCAGAAcaaaggaggaggaagcagggcgCCCGAGTCGGAGGCGATGCTCCCACGTGCTCCTTTCTGTCCGGCATCTCCCGGCATCAGGGCCCCTGCCACCTGCTGGCCTGCTCTGTGCACACATGGGGCCTGGGCAGCCCCATCGTTCATCCCGTGTTTGCAGTCGCCACATCACGGAGTCATGGACGTCTCTGGACAAAAAGCTTTTTTCAAATGATGACGCCTTCTGACTGTGCAGACCAAGACCCAGGCGGGCTCTGCAGGGGCCCCTCCACAGCCCTGCTCCCTGGTCGCTGATGCTTTCTGAGTCTGCCCCACTGGCTGGTCCTGGGTATGCCAGGTCCAGGGCACTGGGGTGGCCACTGGGTGGGTGCGGGTGCCTGTGCCCCCGGGGGTTCCCCACATTCCCGGGGTGTTTAAAATGGACCCTGAGGTTTATCCAAGAAAGACCTACAACTCCACAAAAACAGTGCGTGAACATCTGTGGTGTTTTTCGCGGTAAGCTGTAGCTTCCGTGAAAGGAGCATTCTTACTGCTGGACAATATTAACGTCCATGCGGTGGAGCCTTGGAAACGTGCTCAGCTAAGGAAACCAGACAGATACGAAAAATCCAAAACCTCAGTGTGGATCGGTCACTTGTGGCTGGGAACGGGCAGATCGGGGGACGAGCATCTTCTAGGGTGCTGGCTGCACAGGGTTGTACCCGTGAGCAGGTGGGCTTCATGTCTGTCACTGGCATCCACGGTCTCCATCCTGAGGCCCCAGGCCAGGCAAGATGGGGAGCTGAGACCTCCACGTCCTCCTAGGACACAGCCCTTTGATCAGCtcggggagggggctgcaggaaGCCTTAGCCCCCTGACCCGACCTGGCCAGgcagctggggggctgggggcgagAAGCCCTGCCCACCTCAGCAGGTCCCTGTGCTATGGCACCCAACCCAAGGCCACCCCCTCAGCACCAGGATGGGTGGGGCGGCCTGGGCAGGCTAGGTGGCCCGAGGGGCGTGGCCCAGGGTGGCACCTGTCCCCGGAGCCCTGCCTGCTCAGCGGTGCCCCTGCGTTTGGGGAGGGTGGCAGCTCCAGAACCGCAAGTCCCAGCTACCTGCTCCAACCCCAGCAGATGGGGGTTCCAGGAGCCCCACTCACTTGCAGGGAGCCATGGGGAACAAGCCCAGCCCAGCAGGTGCCcccagggcgggggtggggggcacaagGTCTCCCCGTTGACCCTCAGCCAGACCCAGGGCAGCGTCTCACAGGACTGTCCTGACACCTGGCTCCACTGGCGCAGGGCTGGAGGGTCCGCCGGGGCCCCTTCCACCCACCTTGTGCTCCCAGGCAGTCTCACCCAGACCCTGTGTCCCCCCGCACCCCCAGCTTCGCTGTTCCAAGAACAGAGGCTGGTCCCAGGGTGGAGGAAGGGGCTCCCCTGTGGACCACCCATCACCGCCCCCCACCAACCCCTTCCCAGAAAAATCCAGAGGGTGCAAGTAAAGTGTCTCTTCACAAGCTGTGCCCTGCCTCTGCTCGGGGTTTGAGGTTTGGAAGCCCTGCTCAGCGCACGCTACGCTGTCCCCACAAGGTGGCGCCATCGCCCCACCTGTGCCTCCGCCCCAGGGCAGCGAGGAGAGGCTCAGAGGCATGGGGGCCGTGCCAACAGGTCCGGACAGCCGGAAGCTCTGACGCAGAGGCTCCTCTCTGCGGGCTCGGCCCCCCGCACAGCTCCAGCGGGCCCCTGGCACCCTCCCACCCAGCTCTGCAAGCACAGCCTACAAGCCCCGGGGCCGTCTGGCTCCAGACACAGAGGAAGTGCTCAGGCAGTCCCTGCCTTGTGTGTCCAGGCTCCCAGAAGCAGGTGAGGGGCTGTCACCCCTGCCTGGAGGGCCCCAGGGGGCTCTTGACCCAACCCCGCCTCCATCGGGCCAGGCTGCAGCCAACGGAGAAAGGACGCACACACGGAACGAAAAGTGACACCTTTAATGCGCTGAGcagaattttacataaaattggAAATCTGTGATTAACCCCCGCTCCGATTagtaaaaaaaatccaagattCGTCGCAAGGCATATGTGCAATTAGGCCCCAATTCAAAGTCGGCGGCATATCTGTGGTCCAGCCTCAGGTGCCAAGCTATTTTCCGTTCTCCGCGCTGAACATTCGTTCCTAGAGACGGGCAGTGTGAGCTGCTCCGctgtccgcccccccccccgccccgccccggcccctccCAACCGTAACCCCGGGCTCTCACCGTCAGCATCCGCTCCAGCTTCACAGCGTCCGCGGCGAACCTGCGGATCCCGTCCGAGAGCTTCTCCACGGCCATGCGGTCCTCGTTGTGCAGCCAGCGGAAGGCCTTCTCGTCCAGGTGGACCTTCTCCAGGTcactggcctgggctgggggagggcacgCGCCGGGGCCTTGGGCTCAGAGCCGCCCTAGGGCCCCTGCCTGGCGCGGCCCCCACGGCAGGTGGGCTGGACAGCAGGTGAGTGCAGGCTGGCCCTGCGGCTCTAGGCTCCACACCCTCAGGTGACGGAGGCACCGGTGTCCCCATGGGGGCCTTGAGCGGGGCGGGGGGCTTCTTACCTGCCTTGACCGAGAGCGTGGGCGCCAGCTTGCTGTGGTCCTTGAGCAGCTCCCCCAGGAGCTGGGGTGAGATGGTGAGGAAGTCGCAGCCCGCCAGGGCCTTGATCTCGCCCGTGTTGCGGAAGGAGGCGCCCATGACGACGGTCTCGTAGCCGAACTTCTTGTAATAGTTGTAGATCTTGGTGACGCTCTTCACTCCTGGGGGGACATGCCCGGAGCTGCCACGCCGGCCGCCAGCAGCAGACAGCGCAGCACTCCTCCGCCCCTGCCTCCCAGTGCTCCTCACCGGGGTCCTCCAGGGGCTCAAAGGACTTCTTGTCCGTGTTGGCCACGTGCCAGTCGAGGATGCGGCCCACGAAGGGGGAGATGAGCGTCACCCCCGCCTCAGCGCAGGCCACGGCCTGGGCGAAGGAGAAGAGCAGCGTCATGTTGCAGTGGATGCCGTGCTGCTCCTCCAGCTGCCTGTGGGCGGGGGAGGGCGGCGTGAAGAGCGGGGACACAGCGAGAAACGCTCGCGATTCAGTAACTGCAAAGGCAGGAACAGGGTCGCCCCATCCTCGTCAAGAgcaactctggggcttccctgatggctcagtggttaagaatccacctgccaaaggaggggacacgggttcgagccctggtccgggaagatcccacatgccgcggaccaactaagccccgtgcgccacaactactgagcctgcgctctggagcccgcgagccacaactacagagcccgtgtgccacaactactgaagctcatgagcctagagcctgtgctcgtctacaagagaagccaccgcaatgagaagcccgcgcaccgcaaaaaaggg contains:
- the TALDO1 gene encoding transaldolase gives rise to the protein MSGSPVKRQRMESVLDQLKQFTTVVADTGDFHAIDEYKPQDATTNPSLILAAAQMPTYQELVEEAIAHGRRLGGSQEEQITNATDKLFVLFGVEILKKIPGRVSTEVDARLSFDKDAMVARAQRLIDLYKEAGISKDRILIKLSSTWEGIQAGKQLEEQHGIHCNMTLLFSFAQAVACAEAGVTLISPFVGRILDWHVANTDKKSFEPLEDPGVKSVTKIYNYYKKFGYETVVMGASFRNTGEIKALAGCDFLTISPQLLGELLKDHSKLAPTLSVKAAQASDLEKVHLDEKAFRWLHNEDRMAVEKLSDGIRRFAADAVKLERMLTERMFSAENGK
- the GATD1 gene encoding glutamine amidotransferase-like class 1 domain-containing protein 1 isoform X3, with the protein product MASERLPSRPACLLVASGAAEGVSAQSFLHCFTLASAAFNLQVATPGGKTMDFVDVNESNARWVQDFRLKAYASPAKLESIDEPICAVGHGVAALCCATNEDRSWVFQGYSVTGPSVYELVRAPGFAHLPLVVEDFVKDAGACFSASEPDAVHVVLDRHLVTGQNASSTVPAVQNLLFLCGSR